A genomic region of Gemmata massiliana contains the following coding sequences:
- a CDS encoding tRNA-binding protein: MEPLEAFGLVDVRVGRVLRAEPNAGARKPAFKLWIDFGPLGVKQSSAQLVALYTVEALVGRLVVAAVNLGTRKINGFNSEVLVLGAPDAEGNVVLLAPDHDVPLGGRMF, translated from the coding sequence GTGGAACCACTGGAAGCGTTCGGTCTCGTTGATGTGCGTGTGGGGCGCGTCCTGCGTGCGGAACCGAACGCGGGCGCGCGGAAGCCCGCGTTCAAGCTGTGGATCGACTTCGGGCCGCTCGGCGTGAAGCAGTCGAGCGCCCAACTCGTTGCACTCTACACGGTTGAAGCACTCGTCGGTCGGCTCGTCGTGGCCGCGGTGAACCTGGGGACGCGCAAAATCAACGGGTTCAACTCGGAAGTGCTCGTTCTGGGCGCGCCGGACGCGGAGGGGAACGTCGTGCTGCTCGCGCCCGACCACGACGTCCCGCTAGGCGGCCGGATGTTCTGA
- a CDS encoding DUF1559 domain-containing protein, which translates to MFKRRAFTLIELLVVIAIISILIGMLLPAVQKAREAASRMSCQNNLKQIGLAMHMYHNNFERLPPSRVYPIHVIVPPVQADNLVYEGGATWAVLILPHLEEENFYREWRPNFTYYEQGTITRYNVKGYFCPSRRTSKDGFSVSGDVPQIAPANYPHQPGGLSDYAAVLDPSGSDSASQVSVQVNNAVNGPFRMETGFRFADFTDGLTNTLLIGEKQVAKGNHGVGWTDCSTYNGNYARCWSRSASRSNPLTTNPTDTGWKFGSRHSGVVQFCLADGSVRALPETTDPILLERLTTRNDGQVISEY; encoded by the coding sequence GTGTTCAAGAGAAGAGCGTTCACGCTGATCGAGTTACTGGTCGTCATCGCCATCATCTCGATTCTGATCGGGATGCTGTTACCGGCGGTGCAGAAGGCGCGTGAGGCGGCGTCCCGCATGAGCTGTCAGAACAACCTGAAGCAGATCGGGCTGGCCATGCACATGTACCACAACAACTTCGAGCGATTGCCCCCGTCGCGCGTGTACCCGATCCACGTCATCGTCCCCCCCGTCCAAGCAGACAACCTAGTCTACGAGGGCGGCGCAACCTGGGCGGTGCTCATTCTGCCCCATCTCGAAGAGGAAAATTTTTACCGCGAATGGAGGCCCAATTTCACCTACTACGAACAGGGCACTATCACCCGGTACAACGTGAAGGGTTACTTCTGCCCGTCCCGCCGAACCAGCAAGGACGGCTTTAGTGTGTCCGGGGACGTCCCGCAGATCGCTCCTGCGAACTACCCCCACCAACCCGGCGGGTTGTCCGACTACGCGGCGGTCCTTGATCCGAGCGGGAGCGACTCGGCGAGCCAGGTGTCGGTCCAGGTTAACAACGCCGTGAACGGCCCGTTCCGGATGGAGACCGGGTTCCGGTTCGCCGATTTCACTGACGGGCTGACCAACACACTCCTTATCGGTGAAAAGCAGGTTGCGAAGGGCAATCACGGGGTCGGGTGGACGGACTGTTCCACCTACAATGGGAACTACGCACGGTGTTGGAGCCGCTCCGCTTCGCGCTCCAACCCGTTGACAACGAACCCGACCGATACGGGATGGAAGTTCGGGAGCCGGCACTCCGGAGTCGTGCAGTTCTGCTTGGCTGATGGTAGTGTGCGGGCGCTCCCGGAAACCACCGACCCGATCTTACTTGAGCGCCTCACGACGCGCAACGACGGGCAAGTGATCTCCGAATACTAA
- a CDS encoding TIGR02996 domain-containing protein: MSDEKALLAIWEHPHDDTVRLIYADWLQENGRPARAEFIRLQCDRARLTSWDDRSRELDAAVTVLNNRHWETWGASIPQRYRGGFDRGFPFGRMRASGQRFARADPALISLAVLWRLSSTQLTRGWTKAVESSNFVRVAEIDASGTAFTASRVQRVADSQNAYHLKRVQFQFCGLNDRAGIAFMQSPHLRYLDVLGLGANKLTDATVTAMKGACFAATLRVLQLGGNQIGSDGARTLASGAFANLVELDLSGCELGDTGIRELTRGSGLPRLRYLGLRYVGMSDVGLADLVGWSGLAGVKSLDLSGNSITPASVTPLLDSPHLAGVRRCQIDLSETPLETNPRIRAVLREQFHHVVFDPRIRD; this comes from the coding sequence ATGTCCGACGAGAAGGCGCTGCTCGCGATCTGGGAACACCCGCACGACGACACCGTGCGCCTGATCTACGCGGACTGGCTCCAGGAAAACGGCCGACCCGCGCGCGCCGAATTCATCCGGCTCCAGTGCGATCGCGCGCGGCTTACCTCTTGGGACGATCGGTCACGTGAGCTGGATGCAGCGGTGACGGTTCTAAATAATCGCCATTGGGAGACGTGGGGGGCTTCAATCCCTCAGCGGTACCGCGGTGGGTTCGATCGGGGATTTCCGTTTGGCAGGATGCGAGCATCTGGGCAGCGATTCGCACGCGCTGATCCCGCTTTGATTAGTCTTGCAGTTCTTTGGCGTCTTTCGTCTACTCAACTCACGCGTGGGTGGACGAAGGCTGTTGAGAGCTCCAACTTTGTCCGAGTCGCGGAGATTGACGCATCTGGTACCGCGTTTACCGCAAGCCGCGTTCAGCGCGTGGCCGATTCCCAGAACGCTTATCACCTCAAACGCGTTCAGTTTCAGTTCTGCGGCCTCAATGATCGAGCCGGGATCGCGTTCATGCAATCCCCGCACCTCCGATACCTCGACGTGTTGGGATTGGGCGCAAACAAATTAACCGACGCGACCGTAACCGCAATGAAAGGTGCGTGTTTCGCGGCCACGTTGCGAGTATTACAATTGGGCGGAAATCAGATCGGTTCGGATGGTGCCCGAACTCTTGCGAGCGGAGCATTCGCCAACTTGGTCGAACTGGATTTATCCGGGTGTGAGCTTGGAGATACGGGTATCCGTGAACTGACCAGAGGTTCGGGCCTCCCCCGCCTCCGTTATTTGGGGCTTCGTTACGTGGGGATGTCCGATGTGGGGCTTGCCGATTTGGTCGGCTGGTCCGGGTTGGCCGGTGTAAAATCACTTGATCTCAGCGGCAACTCGATCACCCCGGCTTCGGTGACGCCCTTGCTCGATTCACCCCATTTGGCGGGTGTGCGCCGGTGTCAGATCGATCTTTCGGAAACGCCACTCGAAACGAACCCACGAATCCGGGCGGTACTGCGGGAACAATTTCACCACGTAGTATTCGATCCCCGGATTCGTGACTGA
- a CDS encoding succinate dehydrogenase/fumarate reductase iron-sulfur subunit — protein MKLTLHVWRQKSRTTAGQMVPYTLDGVSPDMSFLEMMDTLNEQLIRKGEEPVAFDHDCREGICGSCNMMINGLAHGPEKGTTTCQLHMRSFADGAELYIEPWRAGPFPVVKDLVCDRSAFDRIIQKGGFVGVNTGGAPDGNALPIAKKDQDRAMDAAACIGCGACVAACPNASAMLFLSAKVSHLAQLPQGQPERNDRVRAMVAQHDREGFGHCTNINECEAACPKDISVEHIAQLNRDFIASTVSAVVK, from the coding sequence ATGAAACTCACGCTCCACGTCTGGCGGCAGAAATCGCGCACGACCGCGGGCCAAATGGTGCCCTATACCCTCGACGGCGTCAGCCCGGACATGTCGTTCCTCGAAATGATGGACACGCTCAACGAGCAGTTGATCCGCAAGGGCGAGGAACCCGTCGCGTTCGACCACGACTGCCGCGAGGGGATCTGCGGTAGCTGCAACATGATGATCAACGGGCTCGCGCACGGCCCGGAAAAGGGCACGACGACGTGCCAGTTGCACATGCGCAGCTTCGCCGACGGCGCCGAACTGTACATCGAACCGTGGCGCGCCGGGCCGTTCCCGGTGGTGAAGGATCTGGTGTGCGACCGCTCCGCGTTCGACCGGATCATCCAAAAGGGCGGGTTCGTCGGCGTGAACACCGGCGGCGCGCCGGACGGGAACGCGCTGCCGATCGCGAAGAAGGACCAGGACCGCGCGATGGACGCGGCCGCGTGCATCGGGTGCGGGGCGTGCGTGGCCGCGTGCCCGAACGCCTCGGCCATGCTGTTCCTCAGCGCGAAGGTGAGCCACCTGGCGCAACTGCCGCAGGGCCAGCCCGAGCGCAACGACCGGGTCCGCGCGATGGTGGCCCAGCACGACCGCGAGGGCTTCGGGCACTGCACGAACATCAACGAGTGCGAGGCCGCGTGCCCGAAGGACATCAGCGTCGAGCACATCGCGCAGCTCAACCGCGACTTCATCGCGAGCACCGTGAGCGCCGTGGTGAAGTAA
- a CDS encoding diacylglycerol kinase: MSANVWSAPNDDEPTRKKPRLWRDKFREAVRGVKRGVRGHSSFSVHFFCAVVAVAAAVALECDYREWCLVIGCIGLVVTAELFNSSIETLFRGLDQEARDRVYGCLDIAAGAVLVAGLCAATVGAVIFGRKILLLFHWLPA, from the coding sequence ATGTCCGCGAACGTGTGGAGCGCGCCCAACGACGACGAGCCGACGCGGAAGAAGCCGCGGTTGTGGCGCGACAAGTTCCGTGAGGCGGTCCGCGGCGTGAAGCGCGGGGTGCGCGGGCACTCCAGTTTCTCCGTTCACTTCTTCTGTGCGGTCGTGGCGGTCGCGGCGGCCGTCGCGCTGGAGTGCGACTACCGGGAGTGGTGCCTCGTGATCGGGTGCATCGGGCTGGTCGTCACCGCGGAGCTGTTCAACAGTTCCATCGAGACGCTGTTCCGCGGGCTGGACCAGGAGGCCCGGGACCGCGTGTACGGCTGTTTGGACATCGCGGCCGGGGCGGTGCTCGTCGCCGGGCTGTGCGCCGCGACCGTCGGGGCCGTCATCTTCGGCCGCAAAATCCTCCTGCTGTTCCACTGGCTCCCGGCGTAA
- the lptD gene encoding LPS assembly protein LptD: protein MKGHRVFSGRAIIWAGLVISALLASAPATRAQPVPPVRPTVRFPDDPSTGAFSLPTDGLMSPVQPVPPRTAYQPARDPGASYEPDPLPSGTVIPTPQSRKRYVKYIPRYATTTYSQDTIKLKDGTERILFTGGIIISVASEDGDQATEFATDEAVMWVRNKTQDEKDGFVTSGDSKTEVEVYLSGNVIVRTMQGGKNKLGSVTRTLRAAQVYYDATQNRAVALKADLEMALSNIPDAFHLRGEEVRRLDLENWEILTGTSNASKLPSDPGLRLDSQRFTLSQRRIVLRNIFGFPIRDVRTGEPIEGQEQIVTGTNVVTRLGGLPVFYLPKMRFDATDPLGPVTGLGFSQNRIFGSQFYSSFDIYELLALRPPPGHSWRLNLDYLSRRGLAGGTDYTYRIPSTEPGEYPAAGLIKLYGLQDDGLDILGGPRGTEPEQPSFRGRALWRHQQEVMEGTYFQGQFAYLSDKNFLEQYYKNEFDMGPNQETFAYLTWQRRNFGASALVQDRLNREWASTTNWLPRVDGHLLGQTFLDDLFVYSARASAGYAQARPTEIPPFALLPTDRRVDTGRFDLWQELSVPFALGPVKLAPYGVLDLTEYTSDVNGNEVGRVYGGGGTRASLPFSRVYGDVSSELLNLRGLNHKIVFGGNYLYARSNEPYTRFPMLDRLNDDAVDQAYRNIRPIQSQLVPGADGLALMNSPIFNPQLYAIRRLVENRTDTLDNMNVLQMDVRQRFQTKRGYPGMEHTVDFLTFDVSASYYPDAKRDNFGNPFSFLEYGTVWNVGDRTSVVSNGWFEPYEGGSRYWNAGVYVNRTDRTNVYLGYRQTDPINSKAVVLTMGYQMSPRYYMNLGASYDFGLQQALSNTFTLTRTGADLTVTVGFTYNAFVNNFGFQFLVIPNLASALGGRFAGTPISNQQLNSRR, encoded by the coding sequence ATGAAGGGACACCGCGTGTTCAGCGGGCGAGCGATAATTTGGGCCGGCCTGGTAATTTCCGCGCTCCTGGCGAGCGCACCGGCGACCCGTGCGCAGCCGGTTCCGCCCGTGCGCCCCACGGTGCGGTTCCCGGACGACCCGTCGACGGGCGCGTTTTCGCTACCGACCGACGGACTAATGTCCCCGGTCCAGCCGGTGCCCCCGCGCACCGCGTACCAACCGGCTCGCGACCCCGGCGCGTCCTACGAGCCGGACCCGCTCCCCAGTGGCACGGTGATCCCCACCCCGCAATCGCGGAAGCGGTACGTCAAGTACATACCGCGGTACGCGACGACGACCTACTCCCAGGACACGATCAAATTAAAGGACGGGACCGAGCGCATCCTGTTCACCGGCGGGATCATCATCAGCGTCGCCAGCGAGGACGGGGACCAGGCGACCGAGTTCGCGACCGACGAAGCGGTAATGTGGGTCCGGAACAAAACCCAGGACGAAAAAGACGGGTTCGTCACCAGCGGGGACAGCAAAACCGAGGTCGAGGTTTACCTGTCGGGCAACGTGATCGTTCGCACGATGCAGGGGGGCAAAAACAAGCTGGGCTCCGTGACGCGGACACTCCGGGCCGCCCAGGTGTACTACGACGCAACACAGAACCGCGCGGTCGCGCTCAAGGCCGACCTCGAAATGGCGCTCTCGAACATCCCCGACGCCTTCCACTTGAGGGGCGAGGAGGTGCGCCGGCTCGACCTGGAGAACTGGGAGATCCTGACCGGCACGTCGAACGCGAGCAAGTTGCCCAGTGACCCCGGGTTGCGGCTCGATTCGCAGCGCTTCACGTTGAGCCAGCGCCGGATCGTGCTGCGGAACATTTTCGGGTTCCCGATCCGCGACGTTCGGACCGGCGAGCCGATCGAGGGCCAGGAGCAGATCGTTACGGGCACGAACGTGGTGACCCGGCTCGGCGGCCTCCCGGTGTTCTACCTGCCCAAGATGCGGTTCGACGCGACCGACCCGCTCGGCCCGGTCACCGGGCTGGGGTTCAGCCAGAACCGCATCTTCGGGTCGCAGTTCTACTCGTCGTTCGACATCTACGAGTTGCTCGCGCTGCGCCCGCCCCCGGGCCACAGTTGGCGCCTCAACCTGGACTACTTGAGCCGGCGCGGGCTCGCGGGCGGCACCGACTACACGTACCGCATCCCGTCCACGGAACCGGGCGAGTACCCGGCCGCCGGCCTCATCAAACTGTACGGCCTCCAGGACGACGGGCTGGACATCCTCGGCGGCCCGCGCGGGACCGAGCCGGAGCAGCCGTCGTTCCGCGGGCGCGCCCTGTGGCGGCACCAGCAAGAGGTCATGGAGGGGACGTACTTCCAGGGGCAGTTCGCGTACCTGAGCGACAAGAACTTCCTGGAGCAGTACTACAAGAACGAATTCGACATGGGGCCGAACCAGGAGACGTTCGCGTACCTCACCTGGCAGCGCCGCAACTTCGGGGCGTCCGCGCTGGTCCAGGACCGGCTCAACCGCGAGTGGGCGAGCACGACGAACTGGCTCCCGCGCGTCGACGGGCACCTGCTCGGGCAGACGTTCCTGGACGACCTGTTCGTGTACAGCGCGCGGGCGAGCGCGGGCTACGCCCAGGCGCGCCCCACCGAGATCCCCCCGTTCGCGCTCCTGCCCACGGACCGGCGGGTCGACACGGGCCGGTTCGACTTGTGGCAGGAGCTGAGCGTCCCGTTCGCCCTCGGCCCGGTGAAACTGGCGCCCTACGGCGTCCTCGACCTCACCGAGTACACCAGCGACGTCAACGGCAACGAGGTCGGGCGCGTGTACGGCGGGGGCGGTACGCGGGCGAGCCTGCCGTTCTCGCGGGTCTACGGCGACGTGAGCAGCGAGCTGCTGAACCTGCGCGGGCTGAACCACAAGATCGTGTTCGGCGGGAACTACCTGTACGCGCGCTCGAACGAGCCGTACACGCGGTTCCCGATGCTCGACCGGCTCAACGACGACGCGGTGGACCAGGCGTACCGCAACATCCGCCCGATCCAGTCGCAGCTCGTGCCCGGGGCGGACGGGCTGGCGCTCATGAACTCGCCGATCTTCAACCCGCAACTGTACGCGATCCGGCGCCTCGTGGAGAACCGCACCGACACGCTCGACAACATGAACGTGCTCCAGATGGACGTGCGGCAGCGGTTCCAGACGAAGCGCGGGTACCCGGGGATGGAGCACACGGTCGACTTCCTCACGTTCGACGTGTCCGCGTCGTACTACCCGGACGCCAAGCGCGACAACTTCGGGAACCCGTTCTCGTTCCTCGAGTACGGCACCGTGTGGAACGTCGGGGACCGCACCTCGGTGGTATCGAACGGGTGGTTCGAGCCGTATGAGGGCGGGAGCCGGTACTGGAACGCGGGCGTGTACGTGAACCGCACGGACCGCACCAACGTGTACCTCGGGTACCGCCAAACGGACCCGATCAACAGCAAGGCGGTGGTGCTGACGATGGGCTACCAGATGAGCCCCCGGTACTACATGAACCTGGGCGCGAGTTACGACTTCGGGCTCCAGCAGGCCCTCTCGAACACGTTCACCCTGACGCGCACGGGCGCCGACCTGACGGTCACGGTCGGGTTCACCTACAACGCTTTCGTGAACAACTTCGGGTTCCAGTTCCTCGTGATACCGAACCTGGCCTCGGCCCTGGGCGGCCGGTTCGCGGGCACGCCGATCAGCAACCAGCAGCTCAACAGTCGGCGGTAA
- a CDS encoding MBL fold metallo-hydrolase, translating to MKPTSTPSPNADPTLTFWGAAGGVTGSMHLIEAGNHKILLDCGLHQGRREEARQRNGHFPFHPTQIDAVIVSHAHIDHCGNLPTLIRQGFDGPIYCTPPTRDLLRVMLADSAKIQEEDAAHINIARNYAEPWVQPLYTVIDVEKVFGRLVSVPYGRDTDVTKTVRFRFIEAGHVLGSAMVYVTVAAPDRDRTLTFSGDMGRRGLPILKPTGTVPPADVLVCESTYGNRTHRSFAETVERLYATIRDTVDRGGKVLIPAFSLGRTQLIIHILQQGLRERKLPEIPVYVDSPLASEVAAVYRAHPNSLSDEIAQALREGHGLLGGDGVTYVRDFEQSTILATRPGPSVIIASSGMCDAGRIQQHLKQLVDDPRCTIILVSYQASGTVGRRLLDPKPTVRFQGRDWNKWIDVVHLDGFSGHADKNDFLAYLEPLAGKVGKVRLIHGEHEQADALAATLRDAGFDDVGVPAPGDRVAIG from the coding sequence ATGAAACCCACCAGCACACCATCGCCGAACGCCGATCCCACGCTCACGTTCTGGGGCGCGGCCGGCGGCGTCACCGGGTCGATGCACCTCATTGAGGCCGGGAACCACAAGATCCTGCTCGACTGCGGGTTGCACCAGGGCCGGCGCGAGGAGGCGCGCCAGCGGAACGGGCACTTCCCGTTCCACCCCACCCAGATCGACGCGGTCATCGTCAGCCACGCCCACATCGACCACTGCGGTAACCTGCCCACGCTCATCCGGCAGGGGTTCGACGGCCCCATTTACTGCACCCCGCCGACGCGCGACCTGCTCCGGGTCATGCTCGCGGATTCCGCGAAGATCCAGGAAGAGGACGCGGCCCACATCAACATCGCCCGCAACTATGCGGAGCCGTGGGTCCAGCCGCTGTACACGGTCATTGATGTGGAGAAGGTGTTCGGTCGGCTCGTTTCGGTCCCCTACGGGCGCGACACGGACGTCACGAAGACCGTGCGCTTCCGGTTCATCGAAGCGGGGCACGTGCTCGGGTCCGCGATGGTGTACGTCACCGTGGCCGCGCCCGACCGCGACCGGACGCTCACGTTCAGCGGGGACATGGGGCGCCGGGGGTTACCCATTTTGAAACCGACCGGGACGGTCCCGCCGGCCGACGTGCTGGTGTGCGAGAGCACCTACGGGAACCGCACGCACCGCTCGTTCGCGGAAACGGTCGAGAGGCTCTACGCCACGATCCGTGACACCGTGGACCGCGGCGGAAAAGTGCTCATCCCGGCGTTCAGTTTGGGGCGCACGCAGCTCATCATCCACATCCTGCAACAAGGATTGCGCGAGCGGAAGCTCCCGGAGATCCCGGTTTACGTCGACAGCCCGCTCGCGTCGGAAGTCGCGGCGGTGTACCGGGCGCACCCGAACAGCTTGTCCGACGAGATCGCCCAGGCGCTGCGCGAGGGGCACGGCTTACTCGGCGGGGACGGCGTGACTTACGTGCGCGACTTCGAGCAGAGCACGATTCTCGCCACGCGCCCGGGACCGAGCGTCATCATCGCGTCGAGCGGCATGTGCGACGCGGGGCGCATCCAGCAGCACCTGAAGCAGCTCGTGGACGACCCGCGCTGCACGATCATCCTCGTGAGCTACCAGGCGTCGGGTACGGTGGGGCGCAGGCTCCTCGACCCGAAGCCGACGGTGCGGTTCCAGGGGCGCGACTGGAACAAGTGGATCGACGTGGTCCACCTGGACGGCTTCAGCGGGCACGCGGACAAGAACGACTTCCTCGCGTACTTGGAACCGCTCGCGGGTAAAGTCGGGAAGGTGCGATTAATTCACGGCGAGCACGAACAGGCCGACGCACTGGCCGCCACGCTCCGCGACGCGGGTTTCGACGACGTGGGCGTTCCCGCACCCGGTGACCGCGTCGCGATCGGGTGA
- a CDS encoding TIGR02996 domain-containing protein, producing MTPDNPFLRALLADPEDDTLRLAMADWFDENDQPARAEFVRVQVELAHGAVDGARLRYLERRQRDLLIAHDTEWVAPLAKVLRCRPGQWGGWVFRRGFAEYFNVPAAVITKYGDKLARLTPIRELFLRPVNATAIMDLCVRPWFASVTHLYLHDLQITDAVATALLDSPHTGRLRVLQFRASELSPVTERVFWSRFPVPS from the coding sequence ATGACACCGGACAATCCGTTCTTGCGCGCGCTGCTCGCAGATCCGGAGGACGACACGCTCCGGCTCGCGATGGCCGATTGGTTCGACGAAAACGACCAGCCGGCGCGGGCCGAGTTCGTGCGCGTCCAGGTCGAACTGGCGCACGGGGCGGTCGACGGCGCCCGGCTCCGGTACCTCGAACGGCGCCAGCGGGACTTACTGATCGCTCACGACACCGAATGGGTGGCCCCGCTCGCGAAGGTGCTGAGGTGCAGACCGGGGCAATGGGGCGGGTGGGTGTTTCGGCGCGGGTTCGCCGAGTATTTCAATGTGCCCGCCGCAGTCATTACCAAGTACGGCGACAAACTCGCGCGGCTCACGCCGATTCGTGAGTTGTTCCTGCGCCCCGTGAACGCAACTGCCATTATGGACCTGTGCGTGCGCCCGTGGTTCGCGTCGGTCACGCACCTCTATCTCCACGATCTGCAAATAACGGACGCCGTCGCGACGGCGCTGCTCGATAGCCCCCACACGGGGCGCCTGCGCGTGCTGCAATTCCGCGCGAGCGAGCTGTCCCCGGTCACCGAGCGGGTGTTCTGGTCGCGGTTCCCGGTGCCCTCGTGA
- a CDS encoding TIGR02996 domain-containing protein — MNDHDALLHAIGEHPEEDTPRLMFADWLEENGQPERADFARNQIELTRSELTPAERHPLVKKNVYYLNNWVPHWKAQLPRIDGIEWGDFNRGLIEEVQTSSIERLIDRAADVFTVPGIHILRVGWLGNYPTRLSELARVSELSRLRALRLVASRANAEDLSVILSSGHLRRLNALDLHGNYANDAVAGDIADGRFGNLTELWLGSNQIGARGARALAASPHLAELRFLDLRNNTIDHAGRSTLRSRFGSKVKL, encoded by the coding sequence ATGAACGACCACGACGCGCTACTGCACGCGATCGGCGAGCACCCGGAAGAAGACACCCCGCGGCTCATGTTCGCCGACTGGCTCGAAGAGAACGGGCAGCCCGAACGCGCCGACTTCGCGCGCAACCAGATCGAGTTAACCCGGTCCGAACTGACGCCCGCGGAGCGCCACCCACTCGTCAAGAAGAACGTCTATTACCTCAATAACTGGGTTCCGCACTGGAAAGCGCAGCTCCCACGAATCGATGGCATCGAGTGGGGCGACTTCAACCGCGGGCTGATCGAGGAGGTGCAAACCAGTTCGATCGAGCGGTTGATCGATCGGGCCGCAGATGTCTTTACGGTTCCCGGGATTCACATCCTGCGCGTCGGGTGGTTGGGGAACTATCCGACGCGCCTATCGGAACTGGCGCGCGTTTCGGAACTGTCCCGGCTCCGGGCGCTGCGACTCGTTGCGTCCCGAGCCAATGCCGAAGACCTGAGCGTGATCCTGAGTTCGGGCCACTTGCGGCGGTTGAATGCGCTCGACCTGCACGGGAACTACGCCAACGATGCAGTAGCCGGTGACATTGCGGACGGGCGGTTCGGGAACCTCACAGAGCTGTGGCTCGGATCGAACCAGATCGGCGCCCGTGGCGCACGGGCGCTGGCCGCGTCGCCGCACTTGGCGGAACTTCGGTTCCTCGATCTCCGCAACAATACGATTGACCACGCGGGGCGTTCTACACTCCGGAGCCGGTTCGGGTCCAAAGTGAAGCTGTAA
- a CDS encoding TIGR02996 domain-containing protein, which translates to MTDTEAALLRAIVANPDEDTPRLVYADYLDESGEPSRAARAEFIRLHVRTNPLPLDHPDRKVAGQRIDQLLSAWDTVWQYEMPPGYKAFAPQRRGFAYRGMLTASQAGESDDPRAHLLEYLELVPDVSGRRLLEIVKQPAFTRVKTLIVRGDRLLGWAGAYALAGGSYPRLERLVLTRQGIGNIGLRALCESWGFPQLRELDLRNNDITDDGAAALSGSGLHVKVRRFDLSENPISRELFIRIQTGRYGS; encoded by the coding sequence ATGACCGACACGGAAGCCGCCCTCTTGCGGGCCATAGTCGCGAACCCGGACGAGGACACGCCGCGGCTCGTCTACGCGGACTACCTCGACGAATCGGGGGAGCCGTCGCGCGCCGCTCGCGCGGAGTTCATCCGCCTGCATGTCCGCACGAACCCGCTCCCGCTCGACCACCCGGACCGGAAAGTCGCGGGCCAGCGCATCGACCAGTTGCTCTCCGCGTGGGACACGGTGTGGCAGTACGAAATGCCGCCGGGGTATAAGGCGTTCGCCCCTCAGCGGCGCGGGTTCGCGTACCGCGGGATGCTCACCGCGTCGCAGGCGGGAGAATCGGACGATCCGCGTGCGCACCTGCTCGAGTACCTGGAACTGGTGCCCGACGTGTCCGGGCGCCGGTTGCTCGAAATCGTGAAACAGCCGGCCTTCACGCGGGTGAAAACGCTCATTGTGCGCGGGGACCGGTTGCTCGGCTGGGCCGGGGCCTACGCGCTCGCCGGCGGTTCGTACCCGCGACTGGAGCGCCTCGTTCTCACGCGGCAGGGAATCGGGAACATCGGGCTGCGTGCGCTGTGCGAATCGTGGGGCTTCCCCCAATTGCGCGAGCTCGATCTGCGCAACAACGACATTACCGACGACGGCGCGGCCGCGCTGTCCGGATCTGGGCTTCACGTCAAAGTGCGCCGATTCGACCTGTCGGAGAACCCGATCAGCCGGGAACTGTTCATTCGCATTCAGACCGGGCGCTACGGTTCGTAG
- a CDS encoding TIGR02996 domain-containing protein: protein MDDEDALLRAICAHPDEDTPRLAFADWLSERGGAVNTAWANGIRAQVWLASGSTDTAGVLQSRVFESAYGLEKLRERLGIDCVGADQWERGFPTQLVGDFPAMASVWERLADRVPCRVLHLSSMSDAAVAEFVTWPALDRLTELDLGAWYSPVGTFGEVALRCVAECPALRGLRSLFMGPLNLTNAGAAAILNSPHLFRLQHLQLRRTHDSPNLTWYTETRLRAGFGADVVV from the coding sequence ATGGACGACGAAGACGCACTCCTGCGCGCGATCTGCGCGCACCCGGACGAAGACACTCCGCGGTTGGCGTTCGCCGACTGGCTCTCGGAGCGGGGTGGGGCTGTAAACACCGCCTGGGCAAACGGCATTCGCGCGCAGGTGTGGCTCGCGAGCGGATCGACCGATACGGCAGGCGTGCTGCAATCGCGTGTGTTCGAGTCGGCTTACGGGCTGGAAAAACTGCGCGAGCGGCTGGGGATCGACTGCGTCGGCGCGGACCAATGGGAGCGCGGGTTCCCGACGCAACTGGTCGGTGATTTTCCTGCCATGGCGAGTGTCTGGGAGCGCCTGGCCGACCGGGTTCCGTGCCGGGTGCTGCACCTGAGCAGCATGTCCGACGCCGCCGTCGCGGAGTTCGTCACGTGGCCCGCACTCGACCGGCTGACGGAACTCGATTTGGGGGCGTGGTACAGTCCCGTGGGGACGTTTGGGGAGGTCGCGCTCCGGTGCGTGGCCGAGTGCCCGGCGCTGCGCGGGCTGAGGTCTCTGTTCATGGGGCCTCTCAATTTAACGAACGCAGGCGCGGCCGCGATCCTCAATTCGCCACACTTGTTCCGGTTGCAGCACCTCCAACTCCGGCGCACCCACGACAGCCCGAACCTTACGTGGTACACGGAGACGCGCCTCCGGGCCGGCTTCGGTGCGGACGTGGTGGTCTGA